One window of Triticum dicoccoides isolate Atlit2015 ecotype Zavitan chromosome 5A, WEW_v2.0, whole genome shotgun sequence genomic DNA carries:
- the LOC119304282 gene encoding uncharacterized protein LOC119304282: MKDVIRGVCGGDSAARRGSGGGCPAVVPRAGRMDDARRGVYGGDGFCQSGAGKDRKSRRQGEYAMHSAAFILHLLLKRALASGAGGGAVVLALAHPYSHDDRVLRKMVSAPAAHPHFLGNRAILADHAAAVTLFGHPRGRLSLAIYEDMRAPPAFLIELPMLAAGLHRGDGHGTLKLVLESDTRSARRPLLSNDEWHVLRLLRGVSMSAGVPPPPPADGSNFPDSVILPCLIRIEEC, from the coding sequence ATGAAGGACGTTATACGGGGCGTGTGCGGCGGAGACAGCgcggcgaggcgaggcagtggcggtGGTTGTCCGGCTGTCGTGCCTCGCGCGGGGAGGATGGACGACGCTCGCCGGGGCGTGTACGGCGGAGACGGCTTCTGCCAAAGTGGAGCAGGAAAGGACCGGAAGTCAAGGAGGCAGGGTGAGTACGCTATGCACAGCGCCGCCttcatcctccacctccttctaaaGCGCGCGCTCGCCTCGGGCGCTGGCGGTGGCGCGGTGGTGCTCGCCCTCGCGCACCCGTACTCGCACGACGACCGCGTCCTCCGCAAGATGGTAAGCGCCCCGGCCGCTCACCCGCATTTCCTCGGCAACAGGGCCATCCTTGCGGACCACGCGGCGGCGGTCACGCTCTTCGGGCACCCCCGCGGCCGGCTGAGCCTGGCCATCTATGAGGACATGCGGGCGCCACCGGCGTTCCTCATCGAGCTGCCCATGCTCGCGGCCGGGCTGCATAGGGGGGATGGCCACGGGACCTTGAAGCTGGTGCTGGAGAGCGACACCCGCAGCGCGCGGCGACCACTCCTGTCCAACGACGAGTGGCACGTGCTGCGGCTGCTGCGCGGCGTCTCCATGAGCGCCggggtgccgccgccgccgcctgctgacGGCTCCAATTTCCCCGACAGCGTCATACTCCCGTGTCTGATTAGGATTGAAGAGTGCTGA